A DNA window from Mobula birostris isolate sMobBir1 chromosome 3, sMobBir1.hap1, whole genome shotgun sequence contains the following coding sequences:
- the mcee gene encoding methylmalonyl-CoA epimerase, mitochondrial, which produces MAALKVALGVRALSSGVRNSLWKLGRLSHVAVAVPEMERARAFYREALGGRVGEPVALPEHGVSAAFVELGNTKLELLEPLGERSPILGFLRKNPGGGIHHICLEVDHMAAVLQQLRAQQVRTLSPEPRLGAHGKPVIFLHPKDCGGVLLELEEA; this is translated from the coding sequence ATGGCGGCGCTGAAGGTCGCCCTCGGAGTCCGGGCGTTGAGCTCGGGAGTCCGGAACTCGCTCTGGAAGCTGGGCCGCCTCAGCCACGTAGCGGTGGCAGTGCCGGAGATGGAGCGGGCCCGTGCCTTTTACCGGGAGGCGCTGGGCGGCCGGGTGGGCGAGCCGGTGGCTCTGCCTGAGCACGGCGTCAGCGCGGCCTTCGTGGAGCTGGGCAACACCAAGTTGGAACTGCTGGAGCCGCTGGGCGAGCGCAGCCCGATCCTCGGCTTCCTCCGCAAGAACCCTGGCGGCGGCATCCACCACATTTGTCTGGAGGTGGACCACATGGCCGCCGTCCTTCagcagctgcgggcccagcaggTGCGTACCCTGAGCCCGGAGCCTCGGCTCGGAGCCCACGGCAAACCTGTTATCTTCCTTCACCCCAAGGACTGCGGCGGCGTCCTGCTGGAACTGGAGGAGGCGTGA